agcaaatttaatttaacacataTAATGCCTCGTCAGCCACATATGGTTGACATTTTCCTAACCAACTAAGCCTTGTCAGTCATATGTGGCTGACAGAACAGACCggttttcaaagtaaaatttaggcGTCGTCGTCCACGTTTTTCGTATAAAACTGTATGTCGTATGGCTGACGAGGCCtgataatttataacttaactGATGGCATAACAACTTTTActaacattttgaaaaatattaagcttTGAAGTGGGAATGTCAAGAAGGAATTAGTGATGAGAAAGAAAAGaggtttttacataataaagcgaacatataaaatattttaattgtttttaatggtATTCAAATGAACAtacaacatcaaaatatataatatatattcaaattatacataTCTGTGGTCTAAATTGAAACAGTTGATACAATAATGCGGCTGATTTGGGCAATCTTCACAGTATGTCACTACCCTTTTGGTTTTGTTTCTCGCATGCGTTCTTCCAAATTGGGCACAATTTTCTTTGTAACATCTGAAACAATATTTACGACAGGCAGAAGCCAGCcctttcttcttttttaattcgtGCTTCAATCGTCTAGGCCTAACGGGGGCACCAATTTCTGAGATTCCTGAGCTCACCAAGTACTCAACCAATGCTGTTCTAAACTGAACAactgtaatcttttttttagttgttaatttatacagTATATACGAATTTACAATAGATGTATTCAATAATAGCTCCATCGCTAATCTTTTGGGCCATTTAATTGTCTTGCGAAGAGGGGTCGTGTACGATGACATTTGATCCGATAGATCAACCGCTGATTTTGCACGATTATAATCAACCACAATTTTTggctttattttttcttttcctttCTTACTGATCCTTCTAAAGCTCACGGAGTGCTTGGTAGACAGAAGCAGCACATCTCGTTTGTCCTTCCATTTCATGACTGTAATTCCTTCACCATTTTCTTGAGCTGAGAATTCGCCTGCTTTGAGCTTGGCTTGAACGACCGTTTGAGGTAGACCTCGCCTGTTTTTTCTGAGTGTACCTATGAGATGTGTGTGCCCTGCCAGCAATTTCCGTGCTAGATCCAAGCTGGTGTACCAGTTGTCTGTACAAACTGTATGTCCTTTGTTCAGATAATCGTGACACAAAGAAAGGACGACATTAGTTGGGGTAGTGTTCACATTATCATAGTTTTTTCCGGCATAAACTTGCACTTTTACAGTGTATCCTAGGTCTGAGCACagtttaaaaaattttattccatatttgTGTCGCTTATTTTTGTTGTACTGCCTAAATATAACACGCCCACGAAATGGAATTAGGCTTTCGTCGACACAGACTTCTTCATTTGGtgtgtaatgaaatttaaaattatcattcagCATATCTAACAAATGCCTAACTTTGAACAATCGGTCTTTTTTACTgtcattcatttcattattagCAAAATGTAACATTCTCAAAATGACCTCAAAGCGATTTCGGCTTATAATGGACTTAACAAATGGTTGctcaaaacatttattagtgCTCCAATACATAGACAGTTGAGGTAGTTTTACTAATCCCATCCAAATCAAAACGCCAAAGAATCGCTTTATTTCATGGCAATCTGTAGGCACCCATTTTCGCATTCTGTATGACTGTGTTCCACTCTTGTTCAAGATTTGTGAAGCAAAACGAATTGTTTCTTCagctatatattcaaatatttcattaggtactagtaatgaataaaaatcttCTGGCTTAGCTGCACTCATGCTAGATCGCAACCGAAATGGCTTGAGCCCAGGACATTCAGTATATGGAATAACACTTGTTTGCTTACCCAGTGGATTAAACCATACATGTGTAGATCCTGAATCAGCCGATACTGGAATCGATTCTTCTTCGCTGTCGGATAATATCTGCCATCGACGACTGTTTCTATTCCGTGGTATTGATTCAGTTTCATCGATATCAATGTCAAGTATAGGTGGAGCCGGTGGTGCAACACTATTCGATAATGAGTTCAATTCTTTATCAAACACTGATAAATCTAACTGTGAAAGTTCATAGTCAAAGTCGTCGTCCATTTTCACGGAGAAATAACTACCTAATCAGTgacaaaacttaaaatttgaacTATCGAATAATCATATAATGCAGTCTAATTCGTTGTACGTCGCGTCGGAGCGACGCTCACACACAATACGCTACCAGTGACACTATCAAAATGGCGCCAGCGCTGTTGCGGCGGCAAAAAGCTAGAGCGAGATTTCGCgcgctttttaattttaagattggCCAATGTGATTGACGCGGCCCCAatggatattttatttctgtagcGCCGCGTCAGCCACATGTGGTTGAcaccgttatttatttatttattttaccataaaatgtatataaataattaaaaatattgttattagacTTCGTATCAATCCCgagaataaattttgaaaaacaaaaaaataacagttaggTCATATGTTAGTACTGCATTATATGtgttaaataatgtaacaaaactttttctcgaaatactttaattaatctgAGTATAACTTACGTCTTCATTAGTGTGTTCTTGGTAGGAAGCCTTAGCTCTTTTGTTGATAAGTGGATCAAGGCAGATTAGGAAGCCCATGTAGGCTACCAGAAGCATGATGACCCATATCACAATGATAACGACAACCTGAACAATTCAAAAgattaactttattatctttaatatatagaaaaaaagatTGGAATAAACTGTGAACCAATGAtccaataacatatatataaccccagtaattttaattgaattctgTGTTGAAAAAAGTGATACTGAATCTATATGTTATcagacaagaaaaaaataaaatcgaggCACTCATTTCTGATTGAATATTCTTTAGATAAAAGACACATTGATTAAGCAATGAAGAGGTTCAACTGGAAAGGTGGTTTTTACTTcacataatgttatataaaaaatatataaatgactttTTACAAAACACAGAATTCAATAAAAGTTACCAGGGTTATATACAAGTTATTGGTTCATTTGGTTCAGAAAAGAAGAATGTAGTCAACCCATCTTAATTAGTGGGTTTCATAAGCATGAAAATTGTGTCAATTGTTTGTGCAGTTAAAACCTTATTTATCTCCTATGGTGGTGGGAACAATAGCATTTTTATCATAACTGGCATTTCAAATACATGAGGTTTGTTTACATCTTTAGCAAgcaagcaataaataaaaaaatcttatattttttaatgtaacacaAATCTAGATTTGTCTACTTTGATTATTGTAGTATTCCTGTTTTCATATTTGCATTCACAACGTGGACAAAATTCTTGTTCTCGTCCTTTGATCAATTCACCAACACGTGGCAGGATCACTCCATCACAGTtgctgtaattattaatttgaatttttaagtaTAGAATCACACTCAGAatcttaagtataattaaaataaatttattattttagtttttgtaatataaaattacataataatcattGTCAAACATTGTTTTTCTATTACATTCAGAAACAAAAGTTATAtgcaaaaatatacaacattcaaAATGTCAGTGACACAATTAATCTATTGATTTGAATTGAGACATGATAGGGTCTTTTATACTAACCACTTATTTGGTGGTACATTGCCAATATACAGTTTCCGGTCTGAGCCCACTGTGTTATTCAGGACAGCAGCTGGACTTGGACAAACACATTTACATCTTTTATCTTCATACGAACCCTGTAATTTTTACACAGAAAGTATAAATTTCAGGCTTTTGGCACAAATTGCACAAgacattttagttaaaaaataaatttgatatttaaaaaaaaacagtatgttTAAAAGTGATGCAaatgatatcaatttattattatttttgtaaaacatattttctgaATGAggttttaatgttttcaaaaaaagaatatttaggTCGAGGCTTTAAAATAAGACTATTACATGTTTTCAATTAAGCTTTGTAAATGAAAGATGCATTGCTTAacgctataataaaaaaactatttacaaaataactaattatagaACTAGATTTTTAGCATTATACATTTCCcgtttaagtaataaaaataaaatctttcacCAATAAGTTTACTCCATCATTAAGAGACAATATTTAgtcaatatcaaatatatttcaagatgGTATCTGTTGGTCTTACAAAcctatttattaagaaatatcccTTCtcaactattattaattaaaacaccgtttattttatcaataggTAATTGTATATTACTAAGATTTTCCGTTCTTTGTTAATGTGATATGGATTGTTGCGACTATGAATTAGTACGATATCtatcattatattttctttccataatttatatcaaaaagtgaatataaatgtatttcataaAATCATATTCTTAGAAATACACATCCTCCTTTTTTgcaatgtattattttgaacaACACTTACCGATACCAAGGAGAaacaagtaattataaatacagctgatatcaatttaaatgacattttgatattaattaatatgaaaaagagAAACTAACATGGACCGCGCATTAAAGCAAGAGAcaaatatagaatttatatatgGACGAACATTGTACACTCCCAAACTACTACGATTTGTACCACAGCCCACTACTACTATACATTACTATACAATATACAATCACTACGTTTTATCGTACAGATACAATTTGTACAACTACGACCACAGAGTATATATCCACTTCTATTGACTTCAGTCTTTAGTCTATGAGTAATGATTATTACTCTATGAGACTGGGACAGCATTGCCAaggttatattttcaattagataCACTATTTTTGGTGACCTAAATTATGATTTATGCTTATTATAATGAGTATAGGTATTTTGATTACCGTCATAGTAAAAGAATACTAGCAGTATTTTTCAAAacctattataattttagtttttacaactattaaatacttattattaataaactgtattttttttttattttattttaatttaaaattaatttactgttaagtaataataatggaAACGGAAACAAAATGCGTGTTTTTCGCACATCAATTAGCaaagtatttataaacttttaaaatcttcataatatattttctgcCGCCAGTCAATCGCAGTAGTTTcctaattttctttaaaatctcTGACGACTTTACTTCtgacaaattaaaagaaaaaaaccattttaaaaacaggtttatttaaatgcgctaaaaaatatcttatacacaaacttttattgttaacttataatgttatttcacatttgacagaatattttattatcattacatagtataaaacaacgtcgcttaccgctgtctgtccctatgtatgcttagatctttaaaattacacaacggattttgatgcgggtttttttaatagatagattgattcaagacgaaggtttatatgtttaatacatgctcaatatagtagagaaacattgataattttagaggtttctgaaataatgtcgtaaataaacacatattttccgcttacattgcaaacgctctAGTTGGGTTCAgccgagatagatcaaaataatgtactgcagtattatacatatacacctTAAAGAGGTCTTCAAAAATTCCGCAATGTTATATGTCTGTCACCGCAAGATTACAaacatcgttagattacaatctatctcgtcagattgtaaactgtcgaaatattgtgaaccgtgaaatatgattgcaatttaatgtgttatttttcgctaaatactttaaagaatattaattgaCTAAGTTAAAAACGAATAAAGTAACACAATAGTGACGTCACGTGAATCTagcttagtatttttatttgaaaaattatgttATCAGATGACATGTTGTTTCTTACAACTCATTAGTCCGACTGTACAGAACgttgtttatatacaatttgAGTCCGACGTCTTGCATAATGACCGCGCTTGACTTCTTTAAGAAGGTTTCAGCAACTACTTGCTACTTATCGTTGTCATTATTATGTTTACTTTGTAGTAATTGCGAAGACATATTAATCATCGAAATCCTTCTGTTATAATGAACCTAGTTTTTAGTGTATCCTTATCGTATTATCGTTAAATGAAGTCTGGCTTACATATAAGTCTCGCTAAATCATATTATACACACAAGtgactaaattttatcaaaacagcCCGAAGAAAGCGCTGTATATCGAACAGTAATAAAACTTTTCTGTAAGTCCGTTTACAGGTTCcacttatttactatttatgtattgtaaacACTATACAAAGGAAGTGGTCACATAGGAACGGAGCGCTGCTATTCAAACTTGGGTTCGTGCTCGGAAATATGACAATGTTTCGGTCTACACCAATGTGAACATACCTTTAGGAAAATGTCGGACCATTAAAATGtagcatatatttattagtgttcAAATCGTATAAACattgtagtatttttaaatgattaaaacatttgtttattgataGTAATGATTTTTACtggcgttaaaatatttaatttaaaccaaatttttttattgttgtaaaattgtgttaatattttattttgtgttgtaGGGTAACGAAAGTGACGTGAGAAAAACATCATGTGCTTAAAGAAATCTTGTGACATTTAGCTACACTGCACATGCGTAAGTATATCCACATTTCTAGCGCTGTGTGACGTAGTGTAACTATACAACTCTACAAGGCTCTTCCGCGTAGCAGTCCAAGTGCGGTctattgtacaaattattttgccGCAACAACAATATCCTATGACCGTGTTTAAAAGacatgcttaaaaatatattatcgtaaTCATCCAAAGCTTAGTCAGTTGGTCATTGGATAGTCATGCAATCTATTTGCAAActctaatattttcaatatgtcATTGTTAATTAAGacttttttcttattgttttacaataaaacataatataacaatataaacataaaacatagttatatatcattcaaagttaataattgtaatccTTCAAGACGTGAAATGACATTTGTAATACATAATGAAGTTTTACTATTTCTTTCGTAATGCGCCATTTTAGTGCTTTCACAACCGTTATTGTTCCCAGCGGGGCGGGCGCGCGAAATTCAGCGCAAAGACTACCTACCTACATCTCCAAAGTTTATTGCGCACAAATtgtatgcattatttatttaatttaaaagcgaAGAAACCCGAGCGCGATCATACGGCTCCACACCGAAATGAGAACGCGAAAGAGTGCAAAGTATAAATAAGTCCAGAgcataaaagtaatattacgaAAGCATGTATCTTTTCAGTAAAAAATCtacgtttttcatttaaaggtaataatgttataataggtatcgttaaattatatatagaaagatttttttattaatttaacctaACCTTTAGTTCATAATGCATAATAACCaccacaaaatttattttaagaagacTTGTTATCTCTTGTTTATCGTTTCACGTATTAAAACTGAATACTAGAAAACATTAATGATatgttctttaaatatattgtacagcAAAATTGCTTTAGTTGAATTTGTGTTTTTTGGTACTTCACATTAATTTGTACTTGAGTCGTAAAAACGTACATATCTAACGCCAGTGAAAAGAAACTTTCAGAC
This genomic window from Vanessa atalanta chromosome Z, ilVanAtal1.2, whole genome shotgun sequence contains:
- the LOC125075932 gene encoding uncharacterized protein CG1161-like; amino-acid sequence: MSFKLISAVFIITCFSLVSGSYEDKRCKCVCPSPAAVLNNTVGSDRKLYIGNVPPNKCNCDGVILPRVGELIKGREQEFCPRCECKYENRNTTIIKVVVIIVIWVIMLLVAYMGFLICLDPLINKRAKASYQEHTNEDDESTISGSSQQMGTRGNVLNRVTHQQDKWKRQVREQRRNIYDRHTMLN